ATGAAGAACAGAATGCCCTAACCACTTCATACTGGGTAGAAAAACTCAAGCATGCCCAGGATATAAAACCATCTTGTATTGCAGCATTTTGTCAGTGTCATCTCTAATTTCACTATGTTAATAACTAAGGATTCCACCCTATAAAAGAAGCAGAGTACCTGAATTCTCCTAAATGACACGTGTTtccatgcatgtatgtgtatacagtAATACAAGATATATTATATTACAccttatgttaattttttttttatataagaaGTATTATAGCTATACTTTTTTTCCGATTACTCTGTTGGTAGAAgaggatttttttaatttcatgagcATAATTGAGTTGGTTCCAGtaacatatttgaaaacaaattcaacaaagaatccattcaaaataatacatttcttaatGCTCCCTCTGAAACACTCAGCAAATATTGTGCATCTTTGACCCACAGCTCTGACCTTCCTGTCCTAGATGAgggtttgtctttctctgccacaAGAGCATGGAAGGCAACCAGACATGGATCACAGACATCAccctgctgggattccaggttgGTCCAGCACTGGCGATTCTCCTCTGTGGACTCTTCTCTGTCTTCTATACACTCACCCTGCTGGGGAATGGGGTCATCTTTGGGATTATCTGCCTGGACTCTAAGCTTCACAcacccatgtacttcttcctctcaCACCTGGCCATCATTGACATGTCCTATGCTTCCAACAATGTTCCCAAGATGTTGGCAAACCTAATGAACCAGAAAAGAACCATCTCCTTTGTTCCATGCATAATGCAGACTTTTTTGTATTTGGCTTTTGCTGTTACAGAGTGCCTGATTTTGGTGGTGATGTCCTATGATAGGTATGTGGCCATCTGCCACCCTTTCCAGTACACTGTCATCATGAGCTGGAGAGTGTGCACGATCCTGGTTCTCACGTCCTGGTCATGTGGGTTTGCCCTGTCCCTGGTACATGAAATTCTCCTTCTAAGGTTGCCCTTCTGTGGGCCCCGGGATGTGAACCACCTCTTCTGTGAAATTCTGTCTGTCCTCAAGCTGGCCTGTGCTGACACCTGGGTTAACCAAGTGGTCATATTTGCTACCTGTGTGTTTGTCTTAGTCGGGCCTCTTTCCTTGATTCTGGTCTCCTACATGCACATCCTCGGGGCCATCCTGAAGATCCAGACAAAGGAGGGCCGCATAAAGGCCTTCTCCACCTGCTCCTCCCACCTGTGTGTGGTTGGACTATTCTTTGGCATAGCCATGGTGGTTTACATGGTCCCAGACTCTAATCAACGAGAGGAGCAGGAGAAAATGCTGTCCCTGTTTCACAGTGTCTTTAATCCAATGCTGAACCCCCTGATCTACAGCCTGAGGAATGCTCAGTTGAAGGGCGCCCTCCACAGAGCACTCCAGAGGAAGAGGTCCATGAGAACGGTGTATGGGCTTTGCCTTTAAAACATGTGGTTT
The sequence above is a segment of the Homo sapiens chromosome 7, GRCh38.p14 Primary Assembly genome. Coding sequences within it:
- the OR2A2 gene encoding olfactory receptor 2A2 translates to MEGNQTWITDITLLGFQVGPALAILLCGLFSVFYTLTLLGNGVIFGIICLDSKLHTPMYFFLSHLAIIDMSYASNNVPKMLANLMNQKRTISFVPCIMQTFLYLAFAVTECLILVVMSYDRYVAICHPFQYTVIMSWRVCTILVLTSWSCGFALSLVHEILLLRLPFCGPRDVNHLFCEILSVLKLACADTWVNQVVIFATCVFVLVGPLSLILVSYMHILGAILKIQTKEGRIKAFSTCSSHLCVVGLFFGIAMVVYMVPDSNQREEQEKMLSLFHSVFNPMLNPLIYSLRNAQLKGALHRALQRKRSMRTVYGLCL